In Elaeis guineensis isolate ETL-2024a chromosome 1, EG11, whole genome shotgun sequence, a genomic segment contains:
- the LOC105038673 gene encoding TLC domain-containing protein At5g14285, with the protein MEVVIPDYSLFPSFFAMFCLIYLLGRLVIFHKWSPKQLPDASSCFISLFHGTPAVFLALSAIVSQPIRGFASQNTNFQNLVLDFSIAYFTTDLLHYLIFIPGDYLFIGHHLATLFVFVTCRYLVLHGAFAILVLLVFAEVTSFCQNVWTLAGLRKEEVPIAARIHMFLSPPFYALYTAMRCFAGPVFFYKMSAFHLSGKASDVIPMWVSVSWIVVVGAAIAVSILWISNLWMELFREMNQKEEKKGR; encoded by the coding sequence ATGGAGGTTGTGATTCCTGATTACTCGCTGTTCCCTTCCTTCTTCGCAATGTTCTGTCTCATATATCTGCTTGGACGCTTGGTAATTTTCCATAAGTGGAGTCCAAAGCAGCTCCCGGATGCTTCGAGTTGTTTCATCTCTTTGTTCCACGGAACGCCAGCTGTCTTCTTGGCTCTTTCTGCAATTGTATCACAACCTATTCGAGGATTTGCCTCCCAGAATACCAATTTCCAGAACCTGGTTCTTGACTTCAGCATTGCCTACTTCACAACTGATCTACTCCACTACCTGATTTTTATCCCTGGAGACTATCTGTTCATTGGCCACCACCTTGCGACGCTCTTTGTGTTCGTCACCTGTCGCTACCTTGTTCTTCATGGTGCTTTTGCAATACTAGTCCTCTTGGTGTTTGCGGAGGTTACCAGTTTTTGCCAGAATGTATGGACGCTGGCCGGTCTCCGGAAAGAAGAAGTGCCCATTGCAGCAAGAATACATATGTTCTTATCTCCTCCTTTCTATGCTTTGTATACTGCCATGAGGTGCTTTGCAGGGCCCGTGTTCTTCTATAAGATGAGTGCTTTTCATTTGAGTGGGAAGGCTAGTGATGTGATTCCGATGTGGGTTTCTGTCTCATGGATTGTCGTGGTTGGTGCGGCAATTGCTGTCAGTATCCTGTGGATTTCAAATCTTTGGATGGAGCTGTTCAGAGAGATGAatcagaaagaagagaagaaagggaggtAG